From the genome of Mycobacteriales bacterium:
CGCCAGTCGCCGTCCGGGCCGAGGTACTCGACCCGGAACACCTCCGCCTCCTCGTACTCCTCGGCCGCGGCCAGCGCCGCCTCCCGGTCGGCGAACTCGTCCTCCTCGACCACGTCGCCCATCGCGTCGAGGAACCGGTAGCGGGTCATGCCGGAACCGTACGGCCTGGCACCCCCAGCTCGGCCAGGTGCCGGACGGCCTCGGTCCGGGTCCGGCAGCCGAGCTTGACCAGGCTGTTCTGCACGTGCATCTCGACCGTGCGCGGCGACAGGAAGAGTTCGGTCGCGATCTGCTTGCTGGTGCAGCCCATCGCGACGAGCCGCATGACCTCGGTCTCGCGGCCGGACAGTCCACCGGGGTTCGAGTGGGACCGCCGCCGGCCCGGCGCCTCGCCCAGCGCGGCCAGCTCGGCCGACACCGCGGCGCAGAAGTAGTCCGCGTGCAGCCGCTGCGCCCCGGACAACGCCGTCCGGAGCATCGCGACGGCCGCGGAACGGTCGCCGCCCCGGGCCAGCGCGACGCCGGCCCGGTGCTGCGCCTGCAGCGCGGCCACCGGCAGGTCGAGCGCGGCGAACTGGGTCGCCGCCGCGGTCAGCTCCGCCGCGGCGGTCGCCGGGTCGCCGTCGGCCAGCGCGGCCTCGCCGAGCGCGTGCGTGAGCGCGGCCCGGGCCTCGGGCTGGGCGGTCCGGCCGGCGATCGCGGCCAGCGCGGCCGCGCAGGCCCGCGTCTGCGGCCCGGCCCCGGCCGTGGCGAAGAACGTCGAGGCCCACTGCAGCACCGGGACCGTGTAGTGGCTCTCCTCGGTGCGGCGCCACCGATCCAGGATCGCGCCGGCGTGCCCGGCGGCGTCCCCGGGCCGGCCGGCCTGGTCGTCCAGCACGGCCAGGCCCCAGGCCGACAGCAGCTCCATCGGCACGAGCTCGGTCCGGGTCGCGATCGAGCGCGACTCCAGCAACCAGGGCCGGGCCCTGGCCGGGGCGCCGCGCATCGCGTGCACCAGCCCGAGGATCCCGGCTGCGACGGCCCGCGGGTGCGGCGGCCCGTCGGTGTCGAGCACCTCACGGCAGATGTCGGCGGCGCGGTCCCACTCCCCACAGGAGAACAGCACGGCGGTCACGCAGGCCCGGCAGAGGAGCCCGGCGCCGTCCTGGTCGTGCAGATCGCAGAACTGGTACGCCGAGGCGTAGGCGGTCCGGGCCGCCCGGTGGTCGCCGGAGTGCTCCAGCGCGTCGGCCAGCCGCTGGTAGATCTCGGCGGCCGGGCCGGTCAGCTCCGCGGCCAGAGCCCGGTCGAGCGCGGCCCGCACGATCCGGACACCCTCCGCGGTCCGGCCGGCCCGGGCGAGCAGGTTCCCGCGCTGGCCCTCGATGCGGACGGACAGGTCGGTCCGGTCGGCCGCGTCGGCGTCGCACCGGGCCAGGTCGAGCACGTCCAGCGCGGCCCGGAAGCTGGCGGCCGAGCGCAGGTGGTTCGCGGCGGCGAGCCGGTCGGCCGCGGACTCGGCCGGCAGCCCGGCCGCGACGAACGCGAGCGCGGCCGCCTCCCGGGCCGCGAGTGCGCGGTCCCACTGGCCGAGCAGCTCGTGCGCCAGCGCCAGTCGCCGGTACGCGCCGGCCCGGTCCGGCGGCGAGGCGCAGCCGTTCGCCAGCTCGGTCAGCAGCACGACGGACTCGGCGTGGTCGGAGCACATCTCCGCGCACTGCGCCAGCCCGTCCACCACCGCGAGCCGGCCGGCGTCCTCGGCCGGCCAGAGGTCGAGCGCGGTGCGCAGCGCGCCGGCCGCGTCCCGGTACGCGTGCACCTGCCGGAAGCCGTCCGCCGCCGTCAGGAGTGCGGACCGGGCCCGGTCCAGCTCGTGCGCGGCCAGCAGGTGCGCGGCGACCAGTGCGGCCGGGGCACCGGCGGACTCGAGCCGGGCCGCGGCGGCCCGGTGCAGGGCGCGGCGGCGGGACCAGGGGATGTCGGCGTAGACGGCGTCGCGGGTCAGCGCGTGCCGGAACGAGGCCCGCCCGCCGGTGACGGCGGTGACGAGCCCACCCCCCGCCAACTCCTCCGGCCACCCGCCGCCCCCGCCGCCTCCGCCGGCCGGGCCGGCCGGGATGTCGGCCGCGCCGGGCGGGCCGGCCGCGATGTCGGCCATGCCGGCCGGGCCGGCCGCGATGTCGGCCGCGGTGCCGGACAGGGACACGGACAGGGACACGGACAGGGCCAGGGCGAGGGCGGCGTCGGGGTCGAACTCGGTGCCGAGGACGGCCGCCGCCTCCAGGACCGGGAGGGATGCCGGGGAGAGCCGGCCGGTGCGCAGCAGCACCGCCTCCCGGATCCCGTCCGGCACGCCGGTGTCCCCGTCGGCCAGCGCCGCCGCCAGCTCCTCGACCGCGAACGGCACCCCCTCGGCCCGGTCCGCGATCGCATCCGCGACCGCGGGACCGAGCTCCAGCCCGGCCAGCATCTCCCGGACCGCGACCCGGTCCAGCGGCGCCAGCGTGACCTCGGCCAGCAACCCCCGCCGCCGCAGCTCCGCCCGCATCCCGCGCAGCCGGTGCCCGCGCGGCAGCTCGTCGCTGCGGTAGCAGCCGACCAGCAGCACCGGCGACCCGCGCACTGCATCGGCCAGCGCCGGCAGCAGGTCGAGCGTGTCGTCGTCGGCCCACTGCAGGTCGTCCAGCACGACCACGGCCGGCCCGGACGCCAGGGCGGTCCGGACCGCGGCCGCGAGCCGGGAGCGGTCCAGCGGCCCGGCCGGCCCCAGCTCCGGAAGGACCGGCGCCAGCCCGGGGGACCGGTCGGTGCCCTGCCGCAGCACCTGGGCCAGCACGTCGTACGCCGCCGCCTTCCACTCCCCGGCCCGCCCCCGCAGGGCCGGGAAGCCGGAGACGACGCTGTCGACCAGGGTGGTCTTGCCGACCCCGGCCTCCCCCGAGACGAGCACGACCGGAGGCCGGTCGGCCGGGATCGCCAGCAGCAGCGCGCGCAGCGCCTCCTGGGGCGCGTCCCGGCCGACCAGCGTCATGCCGTCAGCTTCCCGCACCAGCGTCACGGGCGGGCTTCGAAGACCAGATTGAACGGGGTCTCGGCCGCCCGCCGGAACGAGGAGAACCCGGCCTCCCGGACCAGCGCCTCGATCGCGGCCTCGCCCGCCTGCGCGCCCAGCGCGTACCCGCCGTGCTGGGACTTGGCGTTGGGCAGGCAGAGGAACGTCGAGAAGTTGTAGTAGACCCGGCCGACCGGGTTGAGGTTGTCCGGCACCGCATCGCCCGCGGCCGGCTCGACGATCAGCCAGGTCCCGTCCGGGGCCAGCGACTGCCGGATGTGCGCGGCCGCCCCGGCCGGGTCGCCCATGTCGTGCAGGCAGTCGAACGTGGTGACCAGGTCGTAGCCGGAGCCGCTGAAGCCGGCCGCCGGGGTGACCTCGAACCCGGCCCGGTCGGCGACGCCCCCGTCGGCGGCCCGCTTGCGCGCGGTGTCGATGGAGCCGGCGTGGTAGTCGGAGCCGGTGAACCGCGAGACCGGGTACGCCTGCGCCATCAGCACCGTCGAGGCCCCCAGCCCGCAGCCGACGTCGGCGACGCTCGCGCCGGCGGTGAGCTTGCCGACCACGCCGTCCAGCGCGGGCAGCCACTCCGGGACGAGGTGCGCGGCGTACCCGGGGCGGAAGAACTGTTCGCAGCCGAGGAAGACGTCCGCGTCGTGCTCGTGCCAGCCGACCCCGTTGCCGGTCCGGAACGCCTCGGTGATCTGCGGCTCGGCCTTGAGCGCGCCGAGGGCGAAGGTGAACGCGCCGGGCGCGTGCACGGCCGCCGCCGGGTCGGCCAGCACGTACGCCTGCTCCGGCGTCAGCGAGTACGTGTGGGCGTCCGCGTCGTAGGTCACGTAGCCGGCCGCGGCCTGGCCGCGCAGCCACTCGGTGACGTAGCGGGCGTCGGTGCCGGTCCGCGTGGCCAGCTCGTCGCCGGTCGCCGGGCCGCCCGCGGCCAGCCCGCGGTAGAGGCCGGCCTTGTGACCGACGACCACGTTGCCGGCGGTCATCGTCGCGCCCAGGTCCCCGACGAACCGGTGCACGAAGTCCATGAGCTTGTCCTGGTCGAGCGCCATCTCGATCCCCTCGTACGGGGAGTCCTCTGTGGACTCCCGACGCACTCGAACGTAGGGACGGCCGGGACGCGGAAACACCGTAGGACTACGGCATTTACCAGCCCGCTGACGACCATGCGGATGATAGCTATGGTTCAGTCGAGGGGACGGAGACGGATCATGACGGACCGAACGCGACCGCGCCCTTCGGCGGGCTGGCCGGCGCTGGTCGACGCGGCGGCCGAGCAGCTGCCCATCATCACCGAGGGCGCCTCGGACTCCGCGTCCTTCGACGAGGTGCAGCTCGGAGACGATGCGGATCCGCTGGATGTTCGGCGTCCCGCCGGCGATGGCCCAGCCGTGCGCGTCCCGGTGCAGCCGCTCGATGCCGTACTCCTCGGTGTAGGCGCTGGTGCTGCCGGTGGCCGGGCGCTGATCGCGCCGCGGGACGACGTCCGGCCCGAGCGGGGCCGGCGCTCGGCCGGCACCCTGGTGCCGGAGACGCCTTGGCGAGCCCGGCTATCGGGCCGCCGGGGACTCAGCCGACCGGGCCGCCGGGGACTCCGCCGATCGGGCCGGCGGGGTCGCCGGGGCGGTTCGGCGTTCGACGGCGCGGGAGACGCCGAGGACGGTCAGCCCACCGACACCCAGCAGGGCACCGACGACGGCCGGCGCGGTGTACCCGTACCCGGCGGCGAGGACGAGCCCGCCGAGGTACGCGCCGACCGCGTTGGCGATGTTCAGCGCGGCGTGGTTGCCGGCCGCGGCCAGCCCCTGCGCGTCCCCGGCCACGTCCATCAGCCGGGTCTGCAGCGCGGGCAGGGTGAGGGAGCCGCTGGCGCCGATGAGGAAGATCGTCACCCCGGCGGTGACCGGGTTGTGCACGGTGACGGTGAACAGCAGCAGCACCACGATCGTGGCCGACATGCCGGTGACGATCGTGCCGACCACGAACCGGTCGGCGAGCCGGCCGCCGGCCTCGGTGCCGACGGTCATGCCCAGCCCGAACAACGCCAGCGCCAGCGGCACGGCCGACTCGGAGAAGCCCGAGAGCGTGGTCAGCGTGGGGGAGATGTAGCTGTAGACGGCGAAGAACCCGCCGAAGCCGACCGCGCCGACGGCCAGCGTGAGCAGCACCAGCGGGCGCCGCAGCGCGCCGAGCTCCCGGGCCGGGCTGGCGCCGTCCGCGGCCGGGACCGCCGGCACCGCCCGGGCGATCGCCGCC
Proteins encoded in this window:
- a CDS encoding AAA family ATPase, giving the protein MTLVGRDAPQEALRALLLAIPADRPPVVLVSGEAGVGKTTLVDSVVSGFPALRGRAGEWKAAAYDVLAQVLRQGTDRSPGLAPVLPELGPAGPLDRSRLAAAVRTALASGPAVVVLDDLQWADDDTLDLLPALADAVRGSPVLLVGCYRSDELPRGHRLRGMRAELRRRGLLAEVTLAPLDRVAVREMLAGLELGPAVADAIADRAEGVPFAVEELAAALADGDTGVPDGIREAVLLRTGRLSPASLPVLEAAAVLGTEFDPDAALALALSVSLSVSLSGTAADIAAGPAGMADIAAGPPGAADIPAGPAGGGGGGGGWPEELAGGGLVTAVTGGRASFRHALTRDAVYADIPWSRRRALHRAAAARLESAGAPAALVAAHLLAAHELDRARSALLTAADGFRQVHAYRDAAGALRTALDLWPAEDAGRLAVVDGLAQCAEMCSDHAESVVLLTELANGCASPPDRAGAYRRLALAHELLGQWDRALAAREAAALAFVAAGLPAESAADRLAAANHLRSAASFRAALDVLDLARCDADAADRTDLSVRIEGQRGNLLARAGRTAEGVRIVRAALDRALAAELTGPAAEIYQRLADALEHSGDHRAARTAYASAYQFCDLHDQDGAGLLCRACVTAVLFSCGEWDRAADICREVLDTDGPPHPRAVAAGILGLVHAMRGAPARARPWLLESRSIATRTELVPMELLSAWGLAVLDDQAGRPGDAAGHAGAILDRWRRTEESHYTVPVLQWASTFFATAGAGPQTRACAAALAAIAGRTAQPEARAALTHALGEAALADGDPATAAAELTAAATQFAALDLPVAALQAQHRAGVALARGGDRSAAVAMLRTALSGAQRLHADYFCAAVSAELAALGEAPGRRRSHSNPGGLSGRETEVMRLVAMGCTSKQIATELFLSPRTVEMHVQNSLVKLGCRTRTEAVRHLAELGVPGRTVPA
- a CDS encoding class I SAM-dependent methyltransferase; translated protein: MALDQDKLMDFVHRFVGDLGATMTAGNVVVGHKAGLYRGLAAGGPATGDELATRTGTDARYVTEWLRGQAAAGYVTYDADAHTYSLTPEQAYVLADPAAAVHAPGAFTFALGALKAEPQITEAFRTGNGVGWHEHDADVFLGCEQFFRPGYAAHLVPEWLPALDGVVGKLTAGASVADVGCGLGASTVLMAQAYPVSRFTGSDYHAGSIDTARKRAADGGVADRAGFEVTPAAGFSGSGYDLVTTFDCLHDMGDPAGAAAHIRQSLAPDGTWLIVEPAAGDAVPDNLNPVGRVYYNFSTFLCLPNAKSQHGGYALGAQAGEAAIEALVREAGFSSFRRAAETPFNLVFEARP
- a CDS encoding MFS transporter is translated as MSTVVAAPPVRTRTPAWSLAALALGGFGIGTTEFATMGVLPDVTGDLGASIPTGGHLVSAYALGVVVGAPLLAVLGARLPRKALLLALMAAFAVGNGLSALAPSFGLLELARFGSGLPHGAYFGIASIVAAELVPERRGRAVARVMLGLTVANIVGVPLATTLGQHLGWRSTYWAVAVIGAVAVAAIARAVPAVPAADGASPARELGALRRPLVLLTLAVGAVGFGGFFAVYSYISPTLTTLSGFSESAVPLALALFGLGMTVGTEAGGRLADRFVVGTIVTGMSATIVVLLLFTVTVHNPVTAGVTIFLIGASGSLTLPALQTRLMDVAGDAQGLAAAGNHAALNIANAVGAYLGGLVLAAGYGYTAPAVVGALLGVGGLTVLGVSRAVERRTAPATPPARSAESPAARSAESPAAR